One window of the Rosa rugosa chromosome 3, drRosRugo1.1, whole genome shotgun sequence genome contains the following:
- the LOC133740837 gene encoding beta-galactosidase 5: METHSVSKLLALYLVAALFVGSELIQCTTVSYDKKAILINGRRRLLISGSIHYPRSTPEMWEGLIQKAKDGGLDVIDTYVFWNGHEPSPGNYYFEGRYDLVRFIRTVQKAGLYLHLRIGPYVCAEWNFGGFPVWLKYVPGISFRTDNGPFKMAMQGFAQKIVQMMKNERLFASQGGPIILSQIENEYGPESKALGAAGHNYINWAAKMAVGMNTGVPWVMCKEDDAPDPMINACNGFYCDGFTPNKPYKPTLWTEAWSGWFSEFGGTVHHRPVQDLAFAVARFIQKGGSYVNYYMYHGGTNFGRTAGGPFITTSYDYDAPIDEYGLIREPKYTHLKELHRAIKLSEHALVSSDPTVTSLGTYQQAYVFNSGPRSCAAFLSNFHMKSAATVTFNNMHYDLPAWSVSILPDCRNAVFNTAKVGVPTSRVQMTPTHNRLLYWETYGEDLSSLHDRSSISTIGLLEQINVTRDTSDYLWYMTNIEINSWESFLHGGKWPTLTLQSAGHAVHVFINGQFSGSAFGTREQREFTFTKPVNLHAGINRIALLSIAVGLPNVGLHFETWKTGIQGSVFLDGLSRGRKDLTMQKWLYKVGLNGETMNLISPSGASSVDWIRASLATHNQQLKWYKAYFNAPLGNEPLALDMRSMGKGQVWINGQSIGRYWMAFANGDCSMCSYTGTYRQTKCQLGCGQPTQRWYHVPRSWLKPTQNLLVVFEELGGDPSKITLVKRSLTR, translated from the exons ATGGAAACTCACTCGGTTTCCAAGCTCTTAGCTTTGTACTTGGTGGCCGCCTTGTTTGTGGGTTCTGAGCTGATCCAATGCACCACTGTGAGCTATGACAAGAAGGCCATTCTCATCAATGGCCGGAGAAGACTACTCATCTCCGGCTCAATTCACTATCCCAGAAGCACCCCTGAA ATGTGGGAAGGTCTTATACAGAAAGCTAAAGATGGAGGGTTGGATGTGATTGACACTTATGTTTTCTGGAATGGTCATGAACCTTCTCCTGGCAAT tACTATTTTGAGGGGAGATATGATCTTGTACGGTTCATAAGGACAGTACAGAAAGCAGGGCTCTACCTTCATCTGCGAATTGGACCTTATGTTTGTGCAGAATGGAATTTTGG AGGATTTCCTGTTTGGCTAAAATATGTTCCTGGAATCAGCTTCAGAACAGACAATGGGCCATTCAAG aTGGCAATGCAAGGGTTTGCCCAGAAAATTGTCCAGATGATGAAAAATGAAAGGCTATTTGCATCACAAGGTGGCCCCATAATCCTTTCTCAG ATTGAGAATGAATATGGGCCAGAAAGCAAGGCACTTGGAGCTGCTGGTCATAACTACATAAACTGGGCTGCCAAAATGGCCGTTGGAATGAATACCGGAGTCCCATGGGTGATGTGCAAGGAAGATGATGCCCCCGACCCTATG ATAAATGCATGTAATGGTTTTTACTGTGATGGTTTCACTCCCAACAAACCTTACAAGCCTACTTTGTGGACTGAGGCTTGGAGTGGCTG GTTTTCTGAGTTTGGCGGCACAGTTCACCACCGACCTGTTCAAGATTTGGCATTTGCAGTCGCTCGCTTCATACAGAAGGGTGGCTCATATGTTAATTACTACATG TATCATGGAGGTACCAACTTCGGACGCACTGCTGGAGGCCCATTCATTACAACAAGCTATGACTATGATGCTCCAATTGATGAATATG GTTTGATCAGAGAACCTAAATATACTCATCTGAAGGAGCTTCATAGGGCTATTAAGCTATCTGAACATGCTTTAGTTTCTTCTGATCCTACTGTTACTTCATTAGGAACCTATCAGCAG GCTTATGTATTCAATTCAGGACCAAGAAGCTGTGCAGCTTTTCTCTCGAACTTTCATATGAAATCTGCTGCAACTGTGACTTTTAATAACATGCACTATGATCTACCTGCTTGGTCCGTCAGCATCCTTCCTGATTGCAGAAATGCAGTATTTAACACTGCAAAG GTGGGAGTCCCAACTTCACGGGTGCAGATGACCCCAACCCACAATCGTTTGCTTTATTGGGAGACTTATGGTGAAGATCTTTCCTCTCTACATGATAGGTCGAGCATATCAACTATTGGACTTCTAGAGCAGATAAATGTCACTAGAGATACCAGTGACTATCTGTGGTACATGACCAA CATTGAGATCAATTCATGGGAGTCTTTTCTCCATGGAGGAAAATGGCCGACACTTACTCTGCAGTCAGCAGGTCATGCCGTCCATGTCTTCATCAATGGACAGTTCTCAG GTTCAGCCTTTGGAACTAGGGAGCAGAGGGAATTTACATTTACAAAACCAGTGAACCTTCATGCTGGAATAAACAGAATTGCACTGCTCAGCATAGCTGTTGGACTACCG AATGTTGGGTTGCATTTTGAGACATGGAAAACAGGAATCCAAGGTTCAGTTTTTCTGGATGGTCTTAGCCGGGGAAGGAAAGATTTAACAATGCAGAAGTGGTTATACAAG GTTGGCCTAAATGGAGAGACAATGAATTTGATCTCTCCCAGTGGAGCCTCATCCGTTGATTGGATCAGAGCATCACTAGCTACTCATAACCAGCAGTTAAAATGGTACAAG GCCTATTTTAACGCACCTTTAGGAAATGAACCATTGGCTTTGGACATGCGGAGCATGGGAAAGGGTCAAGTGTGGATCAACGGGCAGAGTATTGGAAGATACTGGATGGCTTTTGCTAATGGCGACTGTAGTATGTGCAGTTACACCGGGACATACCGGCAGACAAAGTGTCAACTAGGCTGTGGTCAACCAACCCAACGATG GTATCATGTCCCTCGGTCCTGGTTAAAGCCAACACAAAATTTACTCGTAGTTTTTGAAGAACTTGGTGGTGATCCATCGAAGATTACCCTGGTCAAGAGATCACTGACAAGATAA
- the LOC133740838 gene encoding thioredoxin H-type-like: MAAEEGQVIACHTTEAWDEQLRKGNETKKLIVVDFTASWCGPCRFIAPILAELARKTPEVTFLKVDVDELKKVAEDWSVEAMPTFMFLKEGKVVDKVVGAKKDELVLKVGQHAAAAAAASA; the protein is encoded by the exons atggccGCAGAAGAGGGACAAGTCATCGCCTGCCACACCACTGAGGCTTGGGACGAACAGCTCAGGAAGGGAAACGAGACCAAGAAGCTG ATTGTGGTGGACTTCACTGCTTCATGGTGTGGACCATGCCGTTTCATTGCCCCAATCTTGGCAGAGCTGGCCAGGAAGACCCCGGAGGTCACATTCCTGAAGGTGGATGTTGATGAGCTGAAGAAGGTTGCTGAGGACTGGTCTGTGGAGGCAATGCCTACCTTTATGTTCCTTAAAGAAGGCAAGGTTGTCGACAAGGTTGTCGGTGCTAAGAAAGATGAGCTTGTGCTCAAAGTAGGCCAgcatgctgctgctgctgcagctGCATCTGCTTAG